The sequence below is a genomic window from Harmonia axyridis chromosome 1, icHarAxyr1.1, whole genome shotgun sequence.
AAATAGTTTTTTatagaaatgaatttttcagcatacaaaagaatttattgaacttattcaTTGTTTTTTCCAGATTTTAAGTAGAGATTGGTGTACTTTCCGTAAGAGAGGAGGGATGTGCAATGTTCATTGTGAAGGtgagaaatataattttctcttttcttATATAATCTAGAATTATTAGTTTCTGATTTTCATAGATATGCTAGATGAATATTTAATCGATGATGCAAATTGTGCTAAAAAAATAATGCAAGAGCTAGGTTTCAAAGCTTGGAATGGTTGGAAGAGGGGTTGCAAAAACAGAAATCTACCAATGCCGCTATGTTGAtggaacaaaacaaaattgagaAAGAATTGTGATTGTATAAATATaagtgaatattttatttttttttgtctatgCAAAGAATTAATAACACCGAATAAaaccataaaatattatattttagtaTCAGCACATATTATGAAGCATTAATAATCTTAAACAAATAAGtaacaatattaaaaaaattttacaacaaattaTGTTAATCATGtacaatataatatttcaatttaaacatTGAAAACATAAGTATATGGCACTAaatgtcatcttgtaaacattTACATCTATACCTTCGTAGTCGCTTGTAGTTTCACGTATTGATTACTTTGATCTGCCTCCATTTCTGGTGATATATAGCACTGGTGAGTTggtaatttcgattttagtaAAATTTTCCGTAATCCCCAAATGAAAGACAGAAGAACAAAGCAGAATATTATGAATATCGCACACATGGCAAGGTCTAAACCAGACACAACCATGGTCTCAATTCTAAAAACGTTAATACATCTCTTTTTGTAGTTTTCTGGGGGAAGACCAGGATGTACAATACTAGCACAGGCACGGTAGGCACCACTAGTAAATCCATCGAAGACATAAGAGGGATTGCTGCAATTCAGAGTCTTCTCTGAAATCAACAAACCCTGTTCGTAAATAGCCAAGTAGACCTCACATTTCGTCTCAGGATTGACATCTACTTTCACTGATAAACTTCCAGTTCTAGAAAGGTTTCCTTGCAACGAGGTCACTTTAGGGAATTGAACCAAAGGTTTGGTTTCTCCTTCAACATTCTGAACTAACGGTAGAATATCAGAGCAGCCTAATATAAGCGAAACATCATCAGATTCACCACTCTGAAGCAGCACCAAGCAGTATCTGTACCTATGCAGCCTCTGCAAATCTATCAGTCCAGGAACTGAGATCTCCAAAGACGTAGGATCTTTCATCTCTGAGGAGTTACACTTCAACGGAGTTGATTCTATTAAAATTTCACTTAGACCTTGTTCTTCATATACATAAATGGCATCACAGGTATACGGTATACCATCTTCTTCTATTTTCCAGATCAAATCCACTGTGCGACCGTCGTATTTGAACTCTTTGATGCTGATTTGATTCTTGAGGGAGGATGTAACTGTTGGTGAATTGCTGTTGTCCTGTTCGTCTTCTCCGCAAATCAAGTTTTCGGATCTGATTTCGACTAGAAGACCGTTTTCAAGCGATGGAGGTGTTGCACATACTGCACTTTCTTTATCCTTCCTCGAGAGTGCCGATTTCGAGAGCCAAATGTTGAAATCTTCAAGACTGCAATCGCAGTTAAGAGGATTATCAGAAAGACTAAGTTCTTTCAGGACTGTTATATTTTTCAAGGCATCACCAGCAACAATTGATATATCGTTATCGTCAAGTTTCAAGGTGTTCAAGCTCTTTAAAGGTGATATCAAATCAGCTGTTAGAGCTCTGAGATAGTTGTTACTCAAATTGATATCTTTCAACCTGCTCAAATGCGCCAGAGAAGCACCAGAAACTGCTACTATCCTGTTATTCGAGAGGTCCAGAGACACAAGCTTGTAAAGTTGGCTGAAGGCGTGATCTTCTATCACGTCTATTTGATTGTGATGCATGCTCAAACTTTGTAGATTTATCAATCCTTCTAGAGCTCCAAGTTTGATGCTACTTATGAGGTTGTGAGACAACTGGAGGTCCTTCAATGCATCCATTT
It includes:
- the LOC123675302 gene encoding TLR4 interactor with leucine rich repeats-like, which gives rise to MGWFLVFLVWWCGASAIPSPAADKNANWRCPRIVKQPIVECSCDMPHTLRCIGDRRAIPIISWTLRSLNTASVSLLDCTIQNLTVITGPLFEGVSLHGLVISSGELREVNQVAFQGLKSPLQALGLPNNQLSTVPTAALKFLQDLERLDLSSNKLKSLDANSFKGLINLSFIDLSNNIITKIAPFTFNKLLLLKVLRLRGNRIKLSNILKMNSIPNIEDLDLSENLLLGPLGPKTFPKMDALKDLQLSHNLISSIKLGALEGLINLQSLSMHHNQIDVIEDHAFSQLYKLVSLDLSNNRIVAVSGASLAHLSRLKDINLSNNYLRALTADLISPLKSLNTLKLDDNDISIVAGDALKNITVLKELSLSDNPLNCDCSLEDFNIWLSKSALSRKDKESAVCATPPSLENGLLVEIRSENLICGEDEQDNSNSPTVTSSLKNQISIKEFKYDGRTVDLIWKIEEDGIPYTCDAIYVYEEQGLSEILIESTPLKCNSSEMKDPTSLEISVPGLIDLQRLHRYRYCLVLLQSGESDDVSLILGCSDILPLVQNVEGETKPLVQFPKVTSLQGNLSRTGSLSVKVDVNPETKCEVYLAIYEQGLLISEKTLNCSNPSYVFDGFTSGAYRACASIVHPGLPPENYKKRCINVFRIETMVVSGLDLAMCAIFIIFCFVLLSFIWGLRKILLKSKLPTHQCYISPEMEADQSNQYVKLQATTKV